In Mustela nigripes isolate SB6536 chromosome 2, MUSNIG.SB6536, whole genome shotgun sequence, a single window of DNA contains:
- the LOC132011250 gene encoding C-C chemokine receptor type 2-like gives MGDNGTFAQASYSVQPTSHSLFTSNIQAGNEEPTTNYDYDYSLPCLKVNVRQTLVGLLPPLYSLVFIFGFVGNMLVVLILINCKKLKSMTDIYLLNLAISDLLFLLTIPFWAHYAVYGWLLGEVMCKLFTGLYHVGYFGGNFFIILLTIDRYLAIVHAVFALKARTVTFGVLTSGVTWALAVFAALPGIVFGGLEEEDITFCSSKFPKAWKNFHTIMRSILGLVLPLLVMVICYSAILKTLLRCRNEKKRHKAVRLIFVIMIVYFLFWAPHNIVLLLSTFQESFNVSNCQSTSQMDQIMQVTETLGMTHCCINPIIYAFVGEKFRRYLSVFFRKHIAKHLCKQCPVFYGEPADRMSSTYTPSTGEQEVSVGL, from the coding sequence ATGGGTGACAATGGCACATTTGCCCAGGCCAGCTACAGCGTGCAGCCCACGTCGCATTCTCTGTTTACATCCAATATCCAGGCCGGCAATGAAGAACCCACCACCAATTATGACTATGATTACAGCTTGCCTTGTCTGAAGGTCAATGTGAGACAGACCCTAGTTGGGCTTCTGCCTCCGCTCTACTCGCTGGTGTTCATCTTTGGTTTTGTGGGCAACATGCTGGTCGTCCTCATCCTCATCAACTGCAAAAAGCTGAAGAGCATGACTGACATCTACCTGCTCAATCTGGCCATCTCTGACCTGCTCTTCCTTCTCACCATCCCATTCTGGGCCCACTACGCCGTGTACGGTTGGCTCTTGGGGGAGGTGATGTGTAAGTTATTCACCGGGCTGTATCACGTTGGGTATTTTGGAGGAAACTTCTTCATCATCCTCTTGACCATTGACAGGTACCTGGCGATCGTCCACGCTGTGTTTGCATTAAAGGCCAGAACGGTCACCTTTGGGGTGTTGACAAGTGGAGTCACCTGGGCCTTGGCTGTCTTTGCCGCTCTCCCCGGGATCGTCTTCGGGGGACTGGAAGAGGAAGATATTACCTTTTGCAGCTCTAAATTTCCAAAAGCATGGAAGAATTTTCATACAATCATGAGGAGCATCTTGGGCCTGGTCCTGCCCCTGCTTGTCATGGTCATCTGCTACTCGGCCATCCTCAAGACCCTGCTTCGGTGCCGAAACGAAAAGAAGAGGCACAAGGCGGTGAGGCTCATTTTCGTGATCATGATAGTTTACTTTCTTTTCTGGGCTCCCCACAACATTGTGCTTCTCCTGAGCACCTTCCAGGAGTCCTTTAATGTGAGCAACTGTCAGAGCACCAGTCAGATGGACCAAATCATGCAGGTGACGGAGACCCTTGGGATGACGCACTGTTGCATCAACCCCATCATCTACGCCTTCGTGGGAGAGAAGTTCAGAAGGTACCTCTCCGTGTTCTTCCGAAAGCACATCGCCAAACACCTCTGCAAACAATGCCCAGTCTTCTATGGGGAGCCCGCGGATCGAATGAGTTCCACATACACGCCTTCCACGGGGGAACAGGAGGTCTCAGTTGGCTTGTAG
- the LOC132011251 gene encoding C-C chemokine receptor type 5: MNDPTPTPYYDIDYGMSEPCQKTDVRKIAARLLPPLYSLVFVFGFVGNMLVVLILINCKRLKSMTDIYLLNLAISDLLFLLTIPFWAHYAADQWVFGNRLCQILTGLYYIGFYTGIFFIILLTIDRYLAIVHAVFAIKARTVTFGVVTSVVTWVVAVFASLPGIMFTRSQKERSRLTCSPHFPPTQYHFWKNFLTLKMTILGLVLPLLVMVVCYSAILKTLLRCRNEKKRHKAVRLIFVIVIVYFLFWAPYNIVLLLSTFQGSFGLNNCSSSNRLDQAMQVTETLGMTHCCINPIIYAFVGEKFRNYLLKFFRKHIARCFCKHCPVFLGDVSDRASSVYTRSTGEQEISTGL, from the coding sequence ATGAATGACCCCACACCGACTCCATACTATGACATTGATTATGGGATGTCAGAGCCCTGTCAGAAGACCGACGTGAGAAAGATCGCAGCCAGGCTCCTTCCTCCGCTCTACTCGCTGGTGTTCGTCTTTGGTTTTGTGGGCAACATGCTGGTTGTTCTCATCCTCATCAACTGCAAAAGGCTGAAGAGCATGACTGACATCTACCTGCTCAATCTGGCCATCTCTGACCTGCTCTTCCTTCTCACCATCCCGTTCTGGGCCCATTACGCCGCGGACCAGTGGGTCTTTGGAAATAGGCTGTGTCAGATTTTGACGGGGCTCTACTACATAGGCTTCTACACGGGCATCTTCTTCATCATCCTCCTGACCATTGACAGGTACCTGGCGATCGTCCACGCTGTGTTTGCCATAAAGGCCAGGACGGTCACCTTTGGGGTGGTGACGAGCGTGGTCACCTGGGTGGTGGCCGTGTTTGCCTCTCTCCCCGGGATCATGTTCACCAGATCCCAGAAAGAGAGGTCTCGCCTGACCTGCAGCCCTCATTTTCCACCCACTCAGTACCATTTCTGGAAGAACTTCCTGACATTAAAGATGACCATCTTGGGTCTGGTCCTGCCCCTGCTTGTCATGGTCGTCTGCTACTCGGCCATCCTCAAGACCCTGCTTCGGTGCCGAAACGAAAAGAAGAGGCACAAGGCGGTGAGGCTCATTTTCGTGATCGTGattgtttactttcttttctgGGCTCCCTACAACATCGTGCTTCTCCTGAGCACCTTCCAGGGGTCCTTCGGCCTGAATAATTGCAGTAGCTCCAACAGGCTGGACCAAGCGATGCAGGTGACGGAGACCCTTGGGATGACGCACTGTTGCATCAACCCCATCATCTACGCCTTCGTGGGGGAGAAGTTCAGAAACTACCTCTTAAAGTTCTTCCGAAAGCACATCGCCAGATGCTTCTGCAAACACTGCCCCGTTTTCCTGGGAGACGTGTCCGACAGGGCAAGCTCAGTTTACACTCGATCCACCGGGGAGCAGGAGATCTCTACCGGCTTATGA